One window from the genome of Bacillus weihaiensis encodes:
- a CDS encoding nitroreductase family protein: MSVIEELKNRRAIRDYLEKDVEEEKLNILLDAATWAPNDRMREPWTFYVIKGEAKKRYEKLATDYLQERFPTKPYLVESSLNVLKTTPVHMIITADIVPGDEAATRDNEYAVSCAIHSMWLAARELDLGFVWRTRGVGLVHDERIHTFIGSPENKKVIGNVFIGYPDPIKIENMKQPKRTSYQEKTVWL, translated from the coding sequence ATGTCAGTTATAGAAGAGTTGAAAAATCGCCGAGCAATTCGGGATTATCTAGAAAAGGATGTGGAGGAGGAAAAACTAAACATTCTTCTTGACGCAGCTACTTGGGCCCCAAACGATCGAATGAGAGAGCCTTGGACCTTCTATGTCATAAAGGGAGAAGCAAAAAAACGTTATGAGAAGCTCGCTACGGATTACTTACAAGAGCGTTTTCCCACTAAACCATATCTTGTGGAAAGCTCTTTAAACGTTCTAAAAACGACTCCTGTTCACATGATTATAACAGCGGATATCGTCCCTGGTGATGAAGCGGCTACTAGAGATAATGAATATGCTGTTTCCTGTGCAATCCATTCGATGTGGCTTGCGGCTAGAGAACTCGATTTAGGTTTTGTATGGAGGACACGAGGCGTTGGTTTAGTTCATGATGAACGTATTCACACTTTTATAGGATCTCCCGAAAACAAAAAAGTCATCGGAAATGTGTTTATTGGCTATCCAGATCCGATCAAGATCGAAAATATGAAACAGCCAAAACGAACATCTTACCAAGAAAAGACCGTATGGCTATAA
- the cobA gene encoding uroporphyrinogen-III C-methyltransferase translates to MIKGHVYLVGAGPGDPKLITVYGLECIQKSDVILYDRLVNKDLLKHAKLNTELIFCGKLPGKHELIQEQIHELLVEKALEGKIITRLKGGDPCVFGRVGEEAEILADNDIPYEIVPGITSGIAAPAYAGITVTHRDYASSFALVTGHGRAEKKQDTLNWPALAQGIDTLAFYMGVGNIHTICSKLIEHGRHAYTPVAVIQWGTTHKQRTVTGTLHTIEDIVKEEKMEHPSIIIVGEVVKLREKINWFEKKQLREVEELCQL, encoded by the coding sequence ATGATAAAAGGACATGTCTATCTTGTTGGTGCAGGTCCTGGTGATCCAAAGCTAATAACGGTTTATGGACTAGAATGTATCCAAAAATCTGACGTCATCTTATATGATCGCCTCGTTAACAAAGACTTATTAAAGCATGCAAAACTAAACACAGAGCTCATTTTTTGCGGTAAGCTCCCCGGTAAACACGAATTGATCCAAGAGCAAATTCACGAATTACTGGTAGAAAAAGCTCTTGAGGGGAAAATTATCACACGCTTAAAGGGCGGTGATCCTTGTGTTTTTGGACGTGTAGGAGAAGAAGCAGAAATTCTTGCAGATAATGATATTCCGTATGAGATTGTTCCTGGGATTACATCAGGAATTGCTGCCCCAGCATATGCGGGCATAACGGTCACTCATCGTGATTATGCCTCTTCCTTTGCACTCGTTACAGGTCATGGCCGGGCAGAAAAAAAACAAGATACATTAAATTGGCCTGCTCTTGCGCAAGGAATTGACACACTTGCCTTTTACATGGGAGTTGGTAACATTCATACCATTTGTTCAAAGCTAATTGAACATGGTCGTCACGCATACACACCTGTAGCTGTTATCCAATGGGGAACCACTCATAAACAACGAACGGTTACCGGTACATTACATACAATTGAAGACATTGTGAAAGAAGAAAAAATGGAGCATCCCTCCATTATCATTGTCGGGGAAGTGGTTAAGCTTAGAGAAAAAATCAACTGGTTTGAAAAAAAACAATTACGAGAGGTAGAGGAATTATGTCAGTTATAG